One stretch of Juglans microcarpa x Juglans regia isolate MS1-56 chromosome 3D, Jm3101_v1.0, whole genome shotgun sequence DNA includes these proteins:
- the LOC121256708 gene encoding uncharacterized protein At4g37920 — protein MDFSSVTLHSSSSFTVRAPTLAARAPSLSFTRNSARIPLCSSSRLEGGRLVINPQRFQLSTAIAAVVGDKTTAPSDCSGEESSVSNELERFDEKRDEEDGIEGLDDHKMTRVCDKLIEVFMVDKPAPTDWRRLLAFSKEWDNIRPHFYKRCKERADSEDDPGMKHKLLRLARKLKEVDEDVQRHNELLQVIRQSSSEISEVVARRRKDFTKEFFVHLHMVAESYYNNPTEQDALAKLGNTCLAAVQAYDTATESIEALNAAELKFKDIINSPSLDAACRKIDNLAEKNQLDSALVLMITKAWSSAKESNMTKDEVKDVLYHLYMTARGNLQRLMPKEIRIVKYLLTIEDPEEQLCALRDAFTPGEELEGKDVDSLYTTPEQLHGWIKAVVDAYHFSREGSLIREARDLMNPKIIEKLEGIKKIVEDKFM, from the exons ATGGATTTCTCTTCTGTGACTCTCCATTCCTCTAGCTCTTTCACGGTAAGAGCCCCTACTCTCGCTGCTAGagccccttctctctctttcaccaGAAACTCAGCTCGAATTCCCCTTTGTTCCTCTTCTCGACTTGAAG GTGGCCGTTTGGTGATTAATCCGCAAAGGTTTCAGTTGTCTACTGCTATTGCTGCTGTTGTTGGTGATAAAACTACAGCACCAAGTGATTGTAGTGGAGAGGAGTCATCGGTTTCCAATGAGCTTGAGAGATTTGATGAAAAGAGGGATGAGGAGGATGGTATTGAGGGCTTGGATGACCATAAAATGACCCGAGTGTGTGACAAATTAATTGAGGTTTTCATGGTTGATAAGCCTGCTCCGACTGACTGGAGACGGTTACTAGCTTTCAGCAAGGAGTGGGACAATATAAGGCCTCATTTCTATAAGCGGTGTAAGGAGCGAGCAGATAGTGAGGATGATCCTGGAATGAAGCACAAGCTACTTCGGCTTGCAAGGAAGCTGAAAGAG GTTGATGAAGATGTTCAAAGACACAATGAACTTCTTCAAGTGATCAGACAATCATCATCCGAGATTAGTGAGGTTGTTGCCAGGCGTCGTaaagatttcacaaaagaattttttgtgcATCTTCACATGGTTGCTGAATCCTATTATAACAATCCAACAGAGCAAGATG CTTTGGCAAAGCTTGGGAACACATGTTTGGCTGCCGTACAAGCCTATGACACTGCAACTGAAAGCATTGAAGCGCTAAATGCTGCAGAGTTGAAATTCAAAGACATTATCAACTCTCCTTCTCTAGATGCTGCTTGCAGGAAGATAGACAATTTGGCTGAGAAAAATCAGCTTGATTCAGCATTGGTGTTGATGATCACAAAAGCTTGGTCTTCCGCCAAGGAGTCAAACATGACGAAAGATGAG GTAAAAGACGTACTGTATCATTTGTACATGACCGCCAGAGGTAATCTTCAGAGGCTAATGCCAAAAGAGATTCGGATAGTTAAGTATCTTCTTACTATTGAGGATCCGGAGGAGCAGCTATGTGCCCTAAGAGATGCATTTACCCCAGGCGAAGAACTTGAAGGAAAAGATGTAGACAGCCTGTACAC GACGCCAGAGCAGCTGCATGGCTGGATAAAGGCTGTGGTGGATGCTTATCATTTCAGCAGGGAAGGCAGTCTCATAAGAGAAGCTAGGGACCTGATGAATCCGAAGATAATTGAAAAATTGGAGGGAATTAAGAAGATAGTTGAAGATAAATTCATGTGA
- the LOC121256709 gene encoding pentatricopeptide repeat-containing protein At4g18520, chloroplastic-like, whose translation MDLSSVTLQASCSFPVRTPTLAVRAIRNSARITFCCSSSRLEALARLGNTCSTQRKNSSSRNSKHYRATTDSTSHYRNPSDISSCQEIPDADFCDGQSVSQWLVPDRLALWLRSSRSLKEVRSIHAVVVKCFRESVIYMGNNLISTYLGFGKVVEARKVFDKLPNRNVVTWTALINGYLNVGLDDEALRLFNDSIENGIRANEKMFVCVLNMCSRRSDFELGSQFHACIVKGGSRNLIVDSSIVHFYAQCRKLPSAFRAFDRMQEQDVVCWTTMITACAQQGHGQEAISLFSRMLSNGSFPNEFTVCGVLKACGEEKAFKFGRQLHGTIVKKMFRNDVFVGTSLVDMYAKCGEMLDSKKVFNRMRYRNMVTWTSFIAGYARKGLGEEAIRLFRVMKRRKINSNNWTIVSVLRACGSIEATLLGRELHAQIIKKSIKTNIYIASTLVWFYCRCAEYNHAFKVLQQMPRRDVVSWTAIISGGARLGHESEALEFLGEMMEEGVDPNSFTYSSALKACANLETVRLGKLIHSCANKTPSLSNVFVGSALINMYAKCGYLSEASQVFDSMPDRNLVSWKAMIMGYAKNGLCQEALKLMYRMKAEGIVVDDYIIATVLAACGDFKWDMEASSEYCLLST comes from the exons ATGGATTTATCTTCTGTGACTCTCCAGGCCTCTTGTTCTTTCCCGGTTAGAACCCCTACTCTCGCTGTCAGAGCCATTAGAAACTCAGCTCGAATCACCTTTTGTTGTTCCTCTTCTCGACTTGAAG CTTTGGCAAGGCTTGGGAACACGTGCTCGACGCAAAGGAAGAATTCGAGCTCAAGGAATAGTAAGCATTACAGGGCCACCACGGATTCAACGTCTCACTATCGGAACCCAAGCGATATCTCCAGCTGCCAAGAAATCCCAGATGCCGATTTTTGTGATGGCCAGTCGGTGAGCCAGTGGCTCGTTCCTGACCGGCTCGCGCTTTGGCTTCGATCGAGTCGTAGTTTAAAAGAGGTCAGAAGTATACATGCGGTGGTTGTGAAATGTTTTCGGGAGTCTGTCATCTACATGGGTAATAATTTGATAAGTACTTATCTGGGGTTTGGGAAGGTAGTTGAAGCTCGTAAGGTGTTTGATAAATTGCCGAACAGGAATGTGGTTACTTGGACTGCTCTCATTAATGGGTATTTAAACGTTGGTTTGGATGATGAGGCTTTGAGGTTGTTTAATGATTCTATTGAAAATGGGATCCGAGCAAATGAAAAgatgtttgtgtgtgttttgAATATGTGCAGTAGGAGGTCGGATTTTGAGCTTGGGAGTCAATTTCATGCCTGTATTGTGAAAGGTGGTTCGAGGAACTTGATTGTGGATAGTTCCATCGTTCATTTCTATGCGCAATGTAGGAAACTGCCAAGTGCATTTCGTGCATTTGATCGGATGCAAGAGCAGGATGTGGTTTGTTGGACAACTATGATTACGGCTTGTGCACAACAAGGACATGGACAGGAGGCCATTTCACTGTTCTCACGAATGTTAAGTAATGGATCTTTCCCTAATGAGTTTACAGTATGTGGTGTTCTGAAGGCTTGTGGAGAGGAAAAGGCATTCAAATTTGGGAGGCAGTTACATGGTACCATAGTGAAGAAAATGTTTAGGAATGATGTTTTTGTAGGGACTTCCCTCGTTGATATGTATGCAAAATGTGGGGAGATGCTAGATTCTAAAAAAGTCTTTAATCGAATGAGGTATAGAAACATGGTTACTTGGACATCATTTATAGCTGGATATGCCCGAAAGGGACTTGGTGAGGAGGCCATAAGACTCTTCAGAGTGATGAAGAGAcgaaaaataaattctaacaACTGGACAATTGTTAGCGTCCTCAGGGCTTGTGGCTCAATTGAGGCTACACTATTGGGAAGGGAACTTCATGcacaaataattaagaaatccATCAAGACCAATATATACATAGCAAGCACTCTAGTATGGTTTTACTGTAGATGTGCAGAGTATAATCATGCCTTCAAGGTCCTCCAGCAGATGCCCCGTAGAGATGTTGTATCATGGACTGCCATTATTTCAGGTGGTGCACGACTTGGGCATGAGTCTGAGGCTCTTGAGTTCTTGGGAGAAATGATGGAGGAAGGTGTTGATCCCAACTCTTTTACTTATTCATCAGCTTTGAAAGCGTGTGCTAATCTGGAAACTGTCCGTCTAGGAAAATTGATTCATTCTTGTGCAAACAAGACCCCTTCCTTGTCTAATGTGTTTGTGGGTAGTGCATTAATCAATATGTATGCAAAATGCGGATATTTGTCAGAGGCATCCCAAGTTTTTGACAGCATGCCCGATCGAAATTTGGTTTCTTGGAAGGCTATGATTATGGGTTATGCAAAGAATGGGCTCTGCCAAGAGGCTTTGAAGCTCATGTATCGGATGAAAGCAGAGGGTATTGTGGTGGATGATTACATCATTGCAACAGTCCTTGCTGCGTGTGGAGATTTCAAGTGGGATATGGAGGCTTCATCCGAATATTGCTTACTGTCTACTTAA